In Bacteroides cellulosilyticus, the genomic stretch CTTTCATAATCTTAACCAATCCTCAAAGGATCTCGTTTCTTCTTCGTTAAGCATATCTTTTCCTTCGGGACGTTTCTCACATAAATAAGCATACAAATGCGAATCATCTGCATTATCTGCATAGTCTACTAACATTTTCTCAATAAAAGCTTTCAGATTAGTTCCGGAAGCCGCTGCTCTCACTGATAAAGTCCTGAACGTTTGTTCTGGTATATCAATGACCTTTCTTCTTTTTGCATTCGATAATGATGTATCCATAAGTCTTATTTTTAGCAAATATATATCATATATATGAGATATACAATAATGCATCTGAAAGTTTACGTTTAAACAAGGACCATTTTGATTCTTTACATTTTCATACAAACCATTAGTCCTTCATCTTCAGCCAGCCCCAAATCGTTTTTTTTCGGGAGATGCTAAGTAAAGCAGCCCCCATCAGGCAACAGGCACAGCGTAACTCTTTATTGGAAAGTTTATTAAGATTATCAACAATACCGGGTAAAGGGTAGTTCTCTTTAAAAAAGGAAAATACATCGGCTGAGTTTTCTAAGTCGGTTTTCATCTGGCAGGTGCAAGTAAAAGGTTCATCCATCGTGTTATAAGTTTTAAAGGTTGATATCACCCCCATACCTCTATAATAAAAGTGGCGTAAGAGCTATTAACATATTATTTAATTCAAAGGCTCTGGTAAACCCGCAAGCAAATAATAAGCAATAGCTCCACGCCAGAATGTATATAACAAAGTTATATGCAACTCAGACGTGGAGACCTTCACTTATTATCCGTGCTTTTAAAAATTTACCAGACTTTTTGAATTACGAATAATAAAATGATCTCCAAATCATAAAACATACCTCTTCACCGCTGAAGAAATATGCAACAAAGATACACAAAATATCAAAAGATATAGATTTAAGATACGACAAATTTTATTTTCTATTTTCCATATCCGTTACAATCAATTTCCCCCCCTCTGAAATATACAAAGTATACCGGGAGATGTATAGCTGGAAAGACGACTATATTTCTCTGAAAAAGAAGAATCACAAGAGCTAAGTAACAGGACCGCCACTTTTATCTCTTTTTCCTACGACTGCTAAGGAGAAACGCAGTATCTATTTATTCTTTCCACCACGGAGATTCTTTCTTTCCATCACGGTGGAAAGAAAGAATCCCCGTGGTGGAAAGAAACTTTCTCCATGATGGAAAGAATAGTTATTTGCAGGAAAGCATGTTAATCTTCGGCAGAAAGAAACTTAGGAGATGCCGGGCTAGCGGTTAACAAATTAAGTGTTGTTCTCTCCCCCGATAACGGGGGAATCAGAGGGGAATTGAGACAGTTTTAATAACATACAGGCAACTTGCGAAACTTAAATTATTATCTTTGCTACAGAATTTCTAAACAAAGAATGCTCCTTTAATGAAAAAGTTCCAAATGATATTACAAGAAAGAGTCAAACTGCTACTGTTTGTCTTGCTTTCTATAAGTTTGAACTCTTTCTCTACCAATGCCAAATTCTACAACATCAGTGACACCTATGGCATCACGTCAGGAGAAGCATTTTCCATCTGTAAAGACCAGTATGGTTTTATCTGGACCTCCACCAAAACCGGCATTTTAAGAGTGACTGAAGGCGACTGCCGCAATTATGAACTTCCCTGCCGAACCACAGATTTTGTATTCGTAAAGCTGACTTATAGCAATTCACAACTGTTCTCCTACACCAATAACGGCCAGATATTTCATTATGACGAGCCTACAGACCAGTTCTTCTTCCTGACAGACTTGCGGGAAGAAACCGACAATAGCCACATTACAATAGGAACCATCGTTGCCGATACAAGCAATGTACTTTGGATGGCTACCTCGATCGGGCTTTTTAAATATGAGAATAACATACTTACAAAAATCCCACAAACGGAAGAGGACATAAAGCATCTCACTTTTTATGATGACAATCACTTATTCTATATTACATCGGCAGGCATTTCACTACTGAATATTTCGACATCAGAGAGCCGGCTTCTTTATTCAAACACTACGGAAGATTTCTTTCAGGTATCCAGCCTGTACTATGATGACCAGCTAAAACGTCTATGGATTGGAACCGGATCGGCCGGGCTTTTCTACTATGACATCATCCGGAAATCTTTATCAGATATCCCTATCAGAAACTTTCCGAAGCAACCCATTCTTGCTATCAGGAAGGATGCCAAAAACACCCTTCTGATTGGTATTGACGGACAAGGCATCTGGAACATCAGCGAAAAAGGAGATACAATTCTCCATATATATAAGGAGGACCTGAACAATCCTTTTTCACTCCGGGGTGACGGAGTATATGATATTCTTTGCGACGGTTCAAAAAACTGGATAGCCACATTCACCGGAAAGCTGTCTTTCTTTGAAAACAACAATTCCCAGATCACACCGGTCACTTACCAGATAAACAACCCAAACTCCTTAGGAAACAACTACGTCAACCAGATTATTGAAGATCACGAAGGGCATATATGGTTTGCTACAAACAACGGTTTAAGCCGCTGGGATGCAGCATCCAACAAATGGAAGCATTATTACCAGAATAAATCGGAACAGGCAAAGGTATTCTTATCTCTATGCGAAGATAACCGGGGACATATCTGGGCAGGAAGCTATTCTTCCGGCATCTATCTGTTGGATCGGGAAACCGGAAAAACACTGAAACATTACTCTTCCAAGACCAACACTCCCGGCTTTACTGGCGATTTCATCTTTGACTTTTTCGTGGATAAAGAAGGAGACGTGTGGATAGGCGGCAACCAAAAACTATCCTGTTATCTGGTAAAAGAAGATCGTTTCCGTGAATATCCGGTCCGGCCCGTCAGCGCATTTGCCGAACTTTCTCCGGGAAAACTGTTGCTTACAACCTCACGTGGTTTGTTGCTGCTGGATAAAAATCAGGGAACAGTGGAAACATTAGTTGAAGGCAGTCTGACTCAGGACGTAGTAGTAACCGGCAATACAATATGGGTTGCCACTTGCAGAGACGGCCTGATAAGATATGACTATGACAAACAACAAACAGAGAGATTTACAACGGAATCCGGCCTGACGTCCAACTATGTGAACAGTATCTTATTTGACAGCGGTTTCTTATGGATCGGTACAGAACGAGGCTTGTGCCGGCTCAATATCTTAAATAATACAATCCAACCCTACACATCGATCTATTCCCTTTCAACCACGACTTTCTGCGTCAACTCCTGTACGCGGCTGAAGAATGGCAAGCTGATCTGGGGAACAAGCAACGGTGCAATCATGTTTGCGCCGGAACTGATTCAGGAAACCCCTCCGCAAGGAAATATCTTTTTCCAGAATATCACCGTAGCAGGCCGCTCCATACGCACAATTCCCGATTTATTAAACAATACTCCCGTCAATCAACAGAAGAATCTTTCCTTAAACTACACTCAGAACAATTTCATGTTAGAGCTGCTTCCAATAGGAAATTCTTCAGGAAACATGAAATTCTCGTGGCTATTAGAGGGGATGGACGCAGACTGGAGCCGCCCTTCGGAACTTCACTTTATTAATTATACCAACCTTCCGGGTGGGAACTTCAAATTACATATCAGGATGTACGACAGTTCCCTATCACAAATGATTGATGAACGCAGCCTGAACATACACGTCACGCCTCCTTTCTGGAAAACCTGGTGGTTTGCAGCTATCATCGGCCTATGCACCATCTGCTATATCATTTATGCTTTCAGAAGTTATTCGAACCGCTTGAAGCGGAAGAGTACCAATGACAGACTTATTGCCGATGCTGTCCAGGCACTCATGCAAGAAAGAATGGCACAAATGGAATCTGAAATCCGGGAAGAAAAGCCTGCACTACAAGTCAAGCCCAACGACCCGTTTGTCAGCAAGGCAATAACCGTCATCAATGAAAACATTGCCAACTGTGAATTTGGCAAAGAAGAATTTGCCGCAGCCATGAATGTGAGTTCTTCACTTCTATATAAGAAAATTAAAACATCGACGGACCAGTCCCCTTCCGATTTCATCAAGACTGTAAAGATGAACCATGCTCTCAAACTTCTGCAATCCGGACAATATACTGTAACCGAAGTTAGCGAACTTTCAGGTTTCTCAAGCCCCAGCTATTTCAGCCGTGCCTTCAAGAGCTATTTCGGTAAAACACCTACCGAAATCTAAGAAAATCCTCAGAAACAAGTCCGGAGACCATTATGCAGGCCTTTTTTATCTGAAATGCAAAATGAAATATCTAAAATGAAAAGCCCTTTCACAGTCTCCTCCCCTAACTTTGCAGGCAGAACTTTTAAAATATCAGCAGAATGAAAAACATGTCACATCATCTACAGCTTATATTAATAATGCTGTTCAGTTTCGGGGCAACCGCCAACGGATATGCCCAGAATAAAAAAACAAACATTGCATCTGACTTTGACAAAGTGGGTTGGAAAGTAGGTATTCAGTCCTACACCTTTACCCGGTACTCTCTTTTTGACGCTATTGATGCAGCGGCGGATTTAGGTCTGAAATATGTAGAGGCTACAATCTGGCAAACCATAGAGAGAGGAAAAGAAGAACGATTCAATCCATGGCAAATGTCAGAAGAGACTAAACAAAAAATCAAGAATAAATGTCTGGAGAAGGATATAACACTTACTTCATTCTACTGCCGTCCAAGCAAGGAAGATGCTGAGAACGGACAAACAGAGAAATTGTTCCAATTCTGCAAAGAATGGCATATATCTTTGACTACCGATCCTGTCCGTATTGCAGAAGGTCCGGGAAGTATGGACTTCTATGACGAATTATGCCAAAAGTATGGCGTTTATATGTTTCTGACCAATCACCCCAAAGCACATGGTTCGCCCTATTGGAACCCTGTGGATGTATTGACCGATTGTAAAAACAGGAGTAAATACATCGGTGCTTCTGTCGATGTAGGACACTTTATGCGCGATGGTACCAATGTATATGAGGCTGTTAGAAGCTACACCGATGCAGGTCGTATGTATCATTTTCATTTTCGTGATGTAGACCGTTGCGACAAAGAAGGAAAAGATGTAGTCTTGGGTGAAGGAGCAGCTCAAATCAAAGAACTGCTAACCTATCTTTATGAAAAAGGCGCTACTCCCATTATCGTATTCGAATATGAAAGGGATCAGGATGAACCGTTGAAATACGTGACTCCCAGTGTGGGCTATCTTCATCAACTCAGTAAAGAATTGTTCGGAAATAGGAGAGCGAAAAACTCCAATAAGAATGAAACCGTAAAATTGTGGGCACAGAATGCCCGGACAGAAGGCGGATTAAAGGTATATGACAAAGATACATTAGCAACGATACATGGCTGGAATAACACGGATCAACTTATTTCGTGGAACACCTTCTCTAAAAAAGGGAACTATATCGTACGCATGAAGTATGCTGAACCCTACCAAGGTAGCGCCCTAACTGTTACGGCAGGACAACAGCAGCTTGCCGCACTGATTCAGCCGACCAACAATTGGAACGAATACCGGGAGATGGATTTAGGCGTCATAAATATTCCCGTTACAGGAGAAATAGATATTAAGCTCCAAGGCATCCAACTCTCTTTAGCAAAAGATGAGAAAGGCAGACTGGTACACAAAGAAGCACTGCCCGATGTGCAATGCCTTTCACTGATACCAACAAAGGAAAAAGCGATTTCCACTCCAATGGACATACTGAAAGTATTCAAGGGAAAAACTCTCTTTAATGGAAAGACATTCAAAGGCTGGACTGGCAATAACGGCGACAACAGCATGAAGTGGTTTCGCATAGAAGAAGGTGCCATTATCGGCGGAAGCATAGAAAAGGATATTCCTAAAAATGAGTTCCTGCGTTCCGACCGCGAATACAGTAACTTTGAACTCCGCCTGAAATTCAAAATTAACTGTGCGGATGACTCATATAACGCTGGTATCCAATTCCGTAGCCAACCCCAAACAGAAAAGAACAAAGAACATGAAATGATAGGTTATCAGGCAGACATTATCTCATGGAAAAAAGGAGCGCTTTACGATGAGCAACGCCGGTGGGATTTCTTAGGTACGCCTCTCTGTAAAAACCCGGACTATAATCCCAAAGAATGGAACTCATATATTATCCGTTGTGAAGGTCCGCGTATCCGCATCTGGCTGAATGGTACACAAACATTGGACTACATCGAGCCTTTCTCTGACTGCCCTCACCCGGATGCACAAATAGGTAAAATTCCACTGACAGGATACATCGCTTTACAAATTCACGAAGGTAAAGCTTGTGAGGCTATCTATAAAGATATTGAAATAGAAAAAATCAAATAGAAAATGAAAACAACAATCAAGTTCTTTCTGCTACTTTCCCTATTATCCGTTCTATTGACAGCATGTAGGGAAAAAGAAAATAAGGTCAAAACAATCTGTAATCCGGTAAATCTAAGTTATCGTTTTTCACTCGACTCTCCGTCCTGGCGTGAGGCAGCAGACCCCAGTATGATAAAATACAAAGGAGAATATTACCTTTTCCTTTCTAAATCCGGCGGTTATTTCCATTCAGCAAATCTTGTTCATTGGGATTTAATAACCACTGACAACCTTCCCATCGAGAAGTATGCTCCTACCGTTATGGAAATGGACGGAGAGATCTACTTCACGGCCTCCGTAGCCACCAACAAAATCTATAAAAGCTCTGATCCCAAATCAGGCAAATGGGAGTTGGTTACCGATCAGTTTCCTTACATCCTGGCAGACCCGATGTTGTTTTACGATTCAGATACTGACAAAGTATATCTATACTATGGTTCCGGCGCAGCCACTCCCATGATGGGAATGGAATTGGATAAAGAAACATTTATGCCCAAAGGGGAAGCCATTCCCTTATTTTACAGTAATGCTGAAAAATACGGTTGGGAAGTATCCGGAGACTATAATACCAATTACAAGCACACTTGCTGGCTTGAAGGCGCATGGATGAACCAATACAAAGGGAAGTATTACCTGCAATATGCAGTACCCGGTACCGAATTCAAAAGTTACAGCAACGGAGTCTACGTATCGGAAAATCCATTGGGTCCATTCACTTTACTCGAACATAACCCTTTCTCTTATAAGCCCGAAGGTTTTGTCAACGGAACCGGACATGGCAGCACATTTCAGGATTTATATGGAAACTACTGGAATATCGGTACTTCCACAATCTCACGGAGGCACATGTTCGAAAGAAGGATTTCCCTATATCCAACCTTCTTTGACAAAGATGGGAATATTTATGCATACACAGCATGGGGAGACTATCCAATGCTTGTTCCTGATAAAAAAATATCTTCTCCACAAGATTTATTTCCGGGATGGATGCTCCTATCTTATAAAAAGAAAGTAGAAGCGTCATCTACATTGGAAGGATATCCTACAGAGAATGCCGTGAATGAAGATATCAGAACATGGTGGAGCGCAAAAACCGCAGACAAAGGAGAGTTTATGACTGTTGATTTAGACCGGAACTCCAAAGTCTACGCCATTCAGATCAACTTTGCCGACCAGGATGCTACCGCATTGGGAAAATCGGATTCCATATATTACCAATACCGGATAGAAGATTCCCAAGATGGGATTACATGGAATCTGTTAGTTGACAAATCAGAGAACAAAGCAGATGCTCCCAATGACTACATCCAATTGGACAAACCGGTAGACGCCAGGTATATCCGTATAACCAATATCTATTTCCCTTCCGGCAAGTTTTCCATCTCCGGCTTAAGAGTATTCGGGAAAGCGGATAAACCGGTTCCGGCAACTGCCCAATTCACGGAATTAACCAGAAACAGCGATAATCGCAGAACCGTAAATCTGAGTTGGAACAAAGTCAACGATGCTACCGGATACAACATCCGGTTCGGTACACAGAAGAACAAATTATACCATAATTATCTGGTATATGAAGACAACAAGGTCTCCATTAATGTATTGAACGCCGACCAGACTTATTATTTTGCGATTGACAGTTTCAATGAAGCGGGCATTACTATCGGAAAAGAAATCAAAATCATTCAATAAATATGTAATATCATGAAAGCCACTTTTTATCTTAGGAAATCACTTTTCTGCTTATTACTGTTTGCATCATTTGCATCGATCAGCAAGGCGGATTATCCGCTGTTTTGGCAACGATATACAGCCGACCCATGGGGAATAGAATACAACGGACGTAGCTATTCCCAACACTGGTATATTTGATCTGTACTTTGTATTCAAAGGCAATAAAGAAGACTTTGCCCACATAGATTATTGGGAATTCACACATTAATATCCACAATAAATATTTGTATTAAAAGCAACTATCAACAATAATAATTATGATGAAAAACAACATTTTAGCCCTATATCTGGGATTCCTTCCACTTTTGGCAACGGCTCAAAATCCGATTATTCAAACCAAATATACAGCCGATCCTGCCCCAATGGTGTATAACGATACATTATTCCTTTATGTGGGATGCGATGAAAAGGACGCTCCCTCCAACGCATACCTGATGAGAGAATATCGCCTGTATACCACTACCGATATGGTGAACTGGACGGACTGTGGAGCACCTCTGAAAACAAGTGATTTCAAATGGTCAGCCGGAGATGCCAGCGCCGCACAATGCATAGAACGGGATGGCAAGTTTTATTGGTATATATCCTCACAAAACAAATTCAGTCCGGGTTCATCCATCGGTGTAGCCGTTGCAGATACTTCTTATGGCCCCTTCAGAGATGCATTGGGCCAGGCATTGGTAACCAACAATATGACTACAGCCGCCAAACACTCCTGGGATGACCTTGACCCTACAGTCTTTATCGACAGTAATAAACAAGCATATCTCTATTGGGGAAACGGGGCTTGTTATCAGGCCAAACTGAATAAAGATATGATATCTCTGGACGGCTCAATCACAGCACTCGACATCAAAGACCAGACCGCCTTTGTGGGAAGGTTCACAGAGGCGCCCTGGGTATATAAGCGTAACAACCTTTATTATATGATTTATGCCGCCGGATTCCCGGAATCCATACATTATTCAACCGCCCGGACCGCAGAAGGTCCCTGGAAAGCCCGGGGAGTCGTAATGCCATTGGAAAAAGGAAGTAATACCAACCATCCCGGAATAATAGATTTTAAAGGTAACTCCTACTTCTTCTACCACAATGATGCGCTGCCCGGCGGACACAGTTATTGCAGATCGGTATGTGTGGAACAATTCACCTACAACCCCGACGGAACCATACCGCAAATGCACATGACTAATGAAGGTATAAAGAAAGGAACAGGTACACTCAATCCATACAAACGAACTGAAGCTGAGACTATAGCATGGGCACAAGGCGTTACATCTGCTACAGATAAAGAAAAAGGTGTATATATAACCGCTATCCATAATACCGATTACATCAAGGTACGTGATGTGAACTTCGGACAGAAAGGTACTTCGCAATTCATCGCCTCCGCATCCAGCAGATATCATGGAGGAGAAATAGAACTAAGAATCGACTCACTCGAAGGTGAAGTGATCGGCACCTTAAACATTCCCTATACCGGAGAATGGGATAATTGGGAACAACACGCTACCCATGTGAAGACGGTCAAAGGAATTCATGATCTATACCTTATATTTAAAGGTAAAACTCCCCACGAACTTTTCAACTTCGATTATTGGATGTTCTCCGAAAAGTCCTCAAATTAATTAATTTATTCTATTTATTATGACCATGAAGCATATATTCTCTATCATCCTCGGCCTGATGGCATTTTGCCAGTTACAAGCCCAGTCGTGGACAGCCGACAACGGCAATGGTACTTTTACCAATCCTCTGTTTTACGATGAATTTACCGATCCTGACCTGATACGTGTGGGAACAGATTATTATATGGTTGCCAGTTCCATGCATGCCATGCCCGGACTACCGCTACTACGTTCCAAAGATCTGGTAAACTGGGAGTTCGTAACATATATCTTTGACAAACTCGATTTAGGACCTGATTTTCATCTGGAAGGCGATAAAGGCATTTATGGAAACGGAATATGGGCACCTGCCATCCGCTATCACAAAGGCACTTTCTATGTATTCGTCAACGTAAATGACCACGGTTTACAAGTCTTCTCTGCCAAAGATCCCGCCGGTCCCTGGACACACAAGAATATGGGTGGCAGAATTTACGACCTGGGCATATTGTTTGATGACGACGACAAGATATACGCAGTACATGGTTACGATGAAGTACATCTGATTCAACTCAAACCAGATTTCAGCGGTTATGTGGAAGGTAGTGAAAAAGTAATCATCCCTAAAGGTAATGCCATGGGAGAAGGGCATCATTTCTATAAAATAGACGGAAAGTATTATATCATCAGTGCAGACTATGCACCCGTAGGCCGTATGCAATGCGCCCGCGCCGACAAGCTGGAAGGTCCTTACGAAACCGTGGTTATCAGCAATCGTGAAACCATGGGTACACAACGTGGCTGGTGGACCAAAGGATATGGCTTTTGGTCGAACATCCCCAATGAAGGAGAAGCAATGGAATTTGAGCGCCCTTCTGAAAATGGTTTCGGTGCAGTAACGCTCCATCAGGGAGGCATCGTCGACCTGCCTAATGGTGAATGGTGGGGATTCTCAATGATGGACGTAAAATCCGCAGGACGACTGACTTTCCTTTCACCCGTGACCTGGAAAGATGGTTGGCCCTACTTCGGACTGGAAGGAAACCTGGGACGCTCACCACGCACCTGGTTCAAACCGGATACCGGAACGGATATAGCTCCTCTAACAACTTATCAGCGTGATGATGATTTCTCGTCTGCCAAACTAAAACCGATCTGGCAATGGAACCATATTCCGGTAGATAAGAAATGGTCGCTCACTGAGAAAAAAGGTGTACTGCGCTTGCACACTCTCCCTGCCAAAAACTTCATGTATGCGAAAAACACACTTACTCAACGCGCTATCGGTCCGGAGTCCAGCGCCACCGTCGAATTAAATGCCAAATCCTTAAAGAAAGGTGACGTAGCCGGACTTGGGTTATTGAATGTTCCCTATTATTGGATCGGTGTAGTACGTACTGATGAGGGATTCATCCTGAGATTTTACGACTTAGTAAAGAACCAGTCTACAGACGAACCATTATCCGGGCCACAAGTGTACCTGCGTGCCAGTGGTGATTACAATAGAGACCTGGCAACACTCAGTTTCAGTACAGACGGCAAAACATTCAAAGA encodes the following:
- a CDS encoding two-component regulator propeller domain-containing protein, whose translation is MILQERVKLLLFVLLSISLNSFSTNAKFYNISDTYGITSGEAFSICKDQYGFIWTSTKTGILRVTEGDCRNYELPCRTTDFVFVKLTYSNSQLFSYTNNGQIFHYDEPTDQFFFLTDLREETDNSHITIGTIVADTSNVLWMATSIGLFKYENNILTKIPQTEEDIKHLTFYDDNHLFYITSAGISLLNISTSESRLLYSNTTEDFFQVSSLYYDDQLKRLWIGTGSAGLFYYDIIRKSLSDIPIRNFPKQPILAIRKDAKNTLLIGIDGQGIWNISEKGDTILHIYKEDLNNPFSLRGDGVYDILCDGSKNWIATFTGKLSFFENNNSQITPVTYQINNPNSLGNNYVNQIIEDHEGHIWFATNNGLSRWDAASNKWKHYYQNKSEQAKVFLSLCEDNRGHIWAGSYSSGIYLLDRETGKTLKHYSSKTNTPGFTGDFIFDFFVDKEGDVWIGGNQKLSCYLVKEDRFREYPVRPVSAFAELSPGKLLLTTSRGLLLLDKNQGTVETLVEGSLTQDVVVTGNTIWVATCRDGLIRYDYDKQQTERFTTESGLTSNYVNSILFDSGFLWIGTERGLCRLNILNNTIQPYTSIYSLSTTTFCVNSCTRLKNGKLIWGTSNGAIMFAPELIQETPPQGNIFFQNITVAGRSIRTIPDLLNNTPVNQQKNLSLNYTQNNFMLELLPIGNSSGNMKFSWLLEGMDADWSRPSELHFINYTNLPGGNFKLHIRMYDSSLSQMIDERSLNIHVTPPFWKTWWFAAIIGLCTICYIIYAFRSYSNRLKRKSTNDRLIADAVQALMQERMAQMESEIREEKPALQVKPNDPFVSKAITVINENIANCEFGKEEFAAAMNVSSSLLYKKIKTSTDQSPSDFIKTVKMNHALKLLQSGQYTVTEVSELSGFSSPSYFSRAFKSYFGKTPTEI
- a CDS encoding family 16 glycoside hydrolase, whose product is MKNMSHHLQLILIMLFSFGATANGYAQNKKTNIASDFDKVGWKVGIQSYTFTRYSLFDAIDAAADLGLKYVEATIWQTIERGKEERFNPWQMSEETKQKIKNKCLEKDITLTSFYCRPSKEDAENGQTEKLFQFCKEWHISLTTDPVRIAEGPGSMDFYDELCQKYGVYMFLTNHPKAHGSPYWNPVDVLTDCKNRSKYIGASVDVGHFMRDGTNVYEAVRSYTDAGRMYHFHFRDVDRCDKEGKDVVLGEGAAQIKELLTYLYEKGATPIIVFEYERDQDEPLKYVTPSVGYLHQLSKELFGNRRAKNSNKNETVKLWAQNARTEGGLKVYDKDTLATIHGWNNTDQLISWNTFSKKGNYIVRMKYAEPYQGSALTVTAGQQQLAALIQPTNNWNEYREMDLGVINIPVTGEIDIKLQGIQLSLAKDEKGRLVHKEALPDVQCLSLIPTKEKAISTPMDILKVFKGKTLFNGKTFKGWTGNNGDNSMKWFRIEEGAIIGGSIEKDIPKNEFLRSDREYSNFELRLKFKINCADDSYNAGIQFRSQPQTEKNKEHEMIGYQADIISWKKGALYDEQRRWDFLGTPLCKNPDYNPKEWNSYIIRCEGPRIRIWLNGTQTLDYIEPFSDCPHPDAQIGKIPLTGYIALQIHEGKACEAIYKDIEIEKIK
- a CDS encoding family 43 glycosylhydrolase; the encoded protein is MKTTIKFFLLLSLLSVLLTACREKENKVKTICNPVNLSYRFSLDSPSWREAADPSMIKYKGEYYLFLSKSGGYFHSANLVHWDLITTDNLPIEKYAPTVMEMDGEIYFTASVATNKIYKSSDPKSGKWELVTDQFPYILADPMLFYDSDTDKVYLYYGSGAATPMMGMELDKETFMPKGEAIPLFYSNAEKYGWEVSGDYNTNYKHTCWLEGAWMNQYKGKYYLQYAVPGTEFKSYSNGVYVSENPLGPFTLLEHNPFSYKPEGFVNGTGHGSTFQDLYGNYWNIGTSTISRRHMFERRISLYPTFFDKDGNIYAYTAWGDYPMLVPDKKISSPQDLFPGWMLLSYKKKVEASSTLEGYPTENAVNEDIRTWWSAKTADKGEFMTVDLDRNSKVYAIQINFADQDATALGKSDSIYYQYRIEDSQDGITWNLLVDKSENKADAPNDYIQLDKPVDARYIRITNIYFPSGKFSISGLRVFGKADKPVPATAQFTELTRNSDNRRTVNLSWNKVNDATGYNIRFGTQKNKLYHNYLVYEDNKVSINVLNADQTYYFAIDSFNEAGITIGKEIKIIQ
- a CDS encoding glycoside hydrolase family 43 protein, whose amino-acid sequence is MMKNNILALYLGFLPLLATAQNPIIQTKYTADPAPMVYNDTLFLYVGCDEKDAPSNAYLMREYRLYTTTDMVNWTDCGAPLKTSDFKWSAGDASAAQCIERDGKFYWYISSQNKFSPGSSIGVAVADTSYGPFRDALGQALVTNNMTTAAKHSWDDLDPTVFIDSNKQAYLYWGNGACYQAKLNKDMISLDGSITALDIKDQTAFVGRFTEAPWVYKRNNLYYMIYAAGFPESIHYSTARTAEGPWKARGVVMPLEKGSNTNHPGIIDFKGNSYFFYHNDALPGGHSYCRSVCVEQFTYNPDGTIPQMHMTNEGIKKGTGTLNPYKRTEAETIAWAQGVTSATDKEKGVYITAIHNTDYIKVRDVNFGQKGTSQFIASASSRYHGGEIELRIDSLEGEVIGTLNIPYTGEWDNWEQHATHVKTVKGIHDLYLIFKGKTPHELFNFDYWMFSEKSSN
- a CDS encoding glycoside hydrolase 43 family protein, whose protein sequence is MKHIFSIILGLMAFCQLQAQSWTADNGNGTFTNPLFYDEFTDPDLIRVGTDYYMVASSMHAMPGLPLLRSKDLVNWEFVTYIFDKLDLGPDFHLEGDKGIYGNGIWAPAIRYHKGTFYVFVNVNDHGLQVFSAKDPAGPWTHKNMGGRIYDLGILFDDDDKIYAVHGYDEVHLIQLKPDFSGYVEGSEKVIIPKGNAMGEGHHFYKIDGKYYIISADYAPVGRMQCARADKLEGPYETVVISNRETMGTQRGWWTKGYGFWSNIPNEGEAMEFERPSENGFGAVTLHQGGIVDLPNGEWWGFSMMDVKSAGRLTFLSPVTWKDGWPYFGLEGNLGRSPRTWFKPDTGTDIAPLTTYQRDDDFSSAKLKPIWQWNHIPVDKKWSLTEKKGVLRLHTLPAKNFMYAKNTLTQRAIGPESSATVELNAKSLKKGDVAGLGLLNVPYYWIGVVRTDEGFILRFYDLVKNQSTDEPLSGPQVYLRASGDYNRDLATLSFSTDGKTFKEVGGELRLGYQMKTFQGVRYALFAFNTNGKAGGYADFDNFKVKEPLADRSKNLPLGKVITLTNLANGEQVWANPHGMLNRSYPGSNTFNGTGCQFRVHDRGQGRIALEALDGSGFVTVTGAGLSADVRLMKKETKGSLFMWQDMLWGQCMLLSLKTNRFIGLDPRTDEPYSADWPGTIPNRKDGTVFSWQEIK